One Oncorhynchus keta strain PuntledgeMale-10-30-2019 chromosome 22, Oket_V2, whole genome shotgun sequence DNA window includes the following coding sequences:
- the tshz3a gene encoding teashirt homolog 3: MPRRKQEAPKRAAAYSPEELEEMKEHAIEEVEEEGVDFQEDGESSEKDLTIEPLGDRDSIVGAELSAQEMDIESHVSDASDPLSDFETTSVDAEERPVKEPLNGAGVRLDTPLALDTPLALDTPLALDTPLALDTPLALDTPLALDTPLALDTPLALDTLEQMKTIYSSFLTNTYWSPLNFNPTPTPTQTLTHVEKPPRTSSSSSSSSSSSSSYDWHQSAVAKSLQQQASQSRHHPHPSEPSLFSTVQLHRQNPRLYGNIFTGASKFRCKGCSAAYDTLVELTVHMNDTGHYRDDNHERGANGAKGHWSKPRKRSLLEMEGKEDAAKVLKCMYCGHSFESLQDLSVHMIKTKHYQKVPLKEPLAPVAAKMISRKRGPLSGSLDLPGSPSSREVTPKPKASLSGDPNDPSHKVSNPYITPSNRFGHQNGASYAWQFESRKSQILKCMECGSSHNTLQELTAHMMVTGHFLRVTNGNPPSKRGGRPVPEAASPSSVQATPPTQEGVQSIPLAPTFSPPPPSAVSALAISPPLKDIKKEEMEDECTKDMVSHDKVSNGDEEVEEKFHNSTKYNYLTEEDLKESPKGGFDILKSLENTVTSAINKAQSGNPSCGGYPSIHAAYQFPNSLKMPQGSAEKSSPLKYLFTGGEGVLSSLSKSQPLISPPASQSYPLPHLNNFQAMEELVKKVTEKVAKVERRVKREVSPKREVSPKREVSPKREVSPKREVSPKREVSPKREVSPKREVHRPPCGSDAAESTGAESLLREWRAVTPANSDSSHSDRASPSARASRRKTVPLPASALSCSSAFITGHAPLEQPFVNPLSALQSVMNVHLGKAAKPTLPSQDPLSLLSRLSQSMAERAAVASSPTHTKRHPEPVACRGISQSNDDQPMDLTKGKRDRGGSMGSDPLTPSSTASSVSPSSMVTPAKMTVVSPFTSSSPLHENALSDISDMLRNLTQSAHHVSKPPSRTRITERVTDVVGSTTQEEAEGSMANKRKGRQSNWNPQHLLLLQAQFSSSLRPTSEGKYIMSDLSPQERMHVSRFTGLSMTTISHWLANVKYQLRRTGRTKFLKNLDSGQPVFFCSECASQIRTPAAYICHLEAHLGFRLKDLAKLSPKQTLRDSSKGGSDELPLLDPFLFSSAPSSQSQEEGGGTVYRCQLCIRKFASKHAIKLHLSKSHGKSPEDHLLYVSGMGKH; encoded by the coding sequence CCTACTCTCCAGAGGAGTTGGAGGAGATGAAGGAGCATGCGATTGAGGAGGTGGAAGAAGAGGGCGTGGACTTTCAAGAGGACGGAGAGAGCTCAGAAAAGGACCTCACCATAGAGCCACTGGGTGACCGGGACTCCATTGTTGGGGCCGAGCTCTCTGCTCAGGAGATGGACATTGAATCACACGTGAGCGATGCCAGCGACCCCTTGTCAGACTTTGAGACCACCTCTGTCGACGCCGAGGAGAGGCCTGTCAAAGAGCCTCTGAACGGAGCAGGGGTGAGGCTGGACACTCCCTTGGCGCTGGACACTCCCTTGGCGCTGGACACTCCCTTGGCGCTGGACACTCCCTTGGCGCTGGACACTCCCTTGGCGCTGGACACTCCCTTGGCGCTGGACACTCCCTTGGCGCTGGACACTCCCTTGGCGCTAGACACCCTGGAACAGATGAAGACCATCTACTCCAGCTTCCTGACCAACACCTATTGGTCGCCCCTGAACTTTAACCCCACCCCAACGCCAACTCAGACACTGACACATGTGGAGAAGCCACCCCGGACTAGCAGctctagcagcagcagcagtagcagcagcagtagttatGACTGGCACCAGTCTGCAGTGGCTAAGTCCCTGCAGCAGCAGGCCTCTCAGAGCCGCCACCACCCTCATCCCTCAGAGCCCAGTCTCTTCAGCACAGTGCAGCTCCATAGACAGAACCCCAGATTGTACGGCAACATCTTCACCGGGGCCAGCAAGTTCCGTTGCAAGGGCTGCAGTGCCGCCTACGACACCCTGGTGGAGCTCACTGTGCACATGAACGACACGGGCCATTACCGCGATGACAATCATGAGAGGGGAGCCAATGGGGCCAAGGGGCACTGGTCCAAGCCTCGCAAGCGCTCCCTGCTGGAGATGGAAGGCAAGGAGGATGCTGCGAAGGTGCTGAAGTGCATGTACTGTGGCCACTCCTTCGAGTCCCTGCAGGACCTGAGCGTTCACATGATCAAGACCAAACACTACCAGAAAGTGCCTCTGAAGGAGCCACTGGCCCCTGTGGCAGCCAAAATGATCTCAAGGAAGAGAGGCCCACTCTCTGGGAGCCTGGACCTCCCTGGCTCCCCAAGCTCAAGAGAGGTGACCCCCAAACCCAAAGCATCCCTGAGTGGTGACCCCAACGACCCCTCCCACAAGGTCTCCAACCCCTATATCACCCCCAGCAACCGCTTCGGCCACCAGAACGGCGCCAGCTATGCGTGGCAGTTCGAATCGCGCAAGTCCCAGATCCTCAAGTGCATGGAGTGCGGAAGTTCCCACAATACCCTGCAGGAGCTGACCGCCCACATGATGGTGACTGGTCACTTCCTCCGGGTCACCAATGGCAACCCCCCCAGCAAGAGAGGAGGCAGGCCTGTCCCAGAGGCTGCCTCCCCCAGCTCTGTACAGGCCACACCCCCCACACAGGAGGGGGTTCAGTCAATCCCATTGGCTCCTACATTCTCCCCCCCTCCACCCTCTGCCGTTTCAGCCCTggccatctcccctcctctcaaagACATTaagaaagaggagatggaggacgAGTGTACTAAGGACATGGTCAGCCATGACAAGGTTTCGAACGGGGacgaggaggtggaggagaagttTCACAACTCCACAAAGTATAACTATCTGACCGAGGAGGACCTGAAGGAGAGCCCCAAGGGCGGCTTCGACATTCTCAAGTCCCTGGAGAACACGGTGACTTCGGCCATCAACAAAGCCCAGAGTGGCAACCCCAGCTGCGGGGGATACCCCAGTATCCACGCTGCATATCAGTTCCCCAACTCCCTGAAGATGCCCCAGGGTAGTGCTGAGAAGAGCTCCCCTCTCAAGTACCTATtcactggaggagagggggtgcTCTCTTCCCTCAGCAAGAGCCAGCCCCTGATCTCCCCACCGGCTAGTCAGAGctaccccctcccccacctcaaCAACTTCCAGGCCATGGAGGAGCTGGTTAAGAAGGTGACTGAGAAAGTGGCCAAAGTGGAGcggagggtaaagagagaggtgtccCCCAAGAGAGAGGTGTCCCCCAAGAGAGAGGTGTCCCCCAAGAGAGAGGTGTCCCCCAAGAGAGAGGTGTCCCCCAAGAGAGAGGTGTCCCCCAAGAGAGAGGTGTCCCCCAAGAGAGAGGTGCACCGGCCCCCCTGTGGAAGTGACGCTGCAGAGTCCACTGGAGCAGAGTCCCTGCTTCGAGAGTGGAGGGCGGTGACTCCGGCTAACAGTGACAGTAGCCATAGCGACAGAGCCTCGCCGTCTGCGAGAGCGAGCAGGAGAAAAACGGTTCCGTTGCCTGCCTCTGCTCTGAGCTGCAGCTCAGCCTTCATAACAGGCCACGCCCCTCTGGAGCAGCCCTTCGTTAACCCTTTAAGTGCTCTTCAATCTGTGATGAATGTCCACCTGGGGAAGGCAGCCAAGCCCACCCTGCCCAGCCAGGACCCTCTCAGTCTGCTGTCCAGGCTGAGCCAGAGTATGGCCGAGAGGGCTGCCGTGGCCTCCTCCCCCACGCACACCAAGAGACACCCAGAGCCTGTGGCTTGTCGCGGCATAAGTCAGTCCAATGATGACCAGCCCATGGACCTGACAAAAGGGAAGCGTGATCGAGGAGGCTCTATGggctctgaccctctgactccctcaTCCACAGCCTCCTCCGTCTCCCCTTCCTCAATGGTGACCCCTGCTAAGATGACAGTGGTCTCTCCCTTCACATCCAGCAGCCCGTTACATGAAAACGCTCTGTCGGACATCTCCGACATGCTGAGGAACCTGACACAATCAGCACACCACGTCTCCAAGCCCCCCTCCAGGACGCGGATCACAGAGCGGGTCACAGATGTAGTGGGCTCCACCACCCAAGAGGAGGCTGAGGGGTCCATGGCCAATAAGAGGAAGGGCCGTCAGTCCAACTGGAACCCCCAGCACCTGCTTCTCCTACAGGCCCAGTTCTCTTCCAGCCTCAGGCCGACATCCGAGGGCAAGTACATCATGTCCGACCTGAGCCCCCAGGAGAGGATGCACGTGTCCCGCTTCACGGGCCTCTCCATGACCACCATCAGTCACTGGCTGGCCAACGTCAAGTACCAGCTGAGGAGAACCGGCAGGACCAAGTTCCTCAAGAACCTGGACTCAGGCCAGCCGGTGTTCTTCTGCAGCGAGTGCGCTTCACAGATCCGGACCCCCGCTGCCTACATTTGCCACCTGGAGGCCCACCTGGGCttcagactgaaggacctggccAAGCTCTCCCCCAAACAGACCCTGAGGGACTCCTCGAAAGGTGGGTCTGATGAACTGCCCCTCCTGGaccctttcctcttctcttctgcacCCTCTTCTCAGTCACAAGAGGAGGGCGGTGGGACTGTGTACCGGTGCCAGCTGTGTATCCGTAAGTTTGCCAGTAAGCATGCCATCAAGCTCCACCTCAGCAAGAGCCATGGGAAGTCCCCAGAGGACCATCTCCTGTATGTCTCTGGGATGGGGAAACACTAG